TCCATAATTGGCCCCATCGTCGCAGGCCTTTATATTTCGCCGACTCCCCTCAGCCCAACGGATGTTGAGAGATTCAGGATGACCGTCCCTCGGCCAAATCCCGGGGGGTTTGAGGCTACAAGATTATGTCTGACCTCCTGTTGTCACATTTGATTTGAATTTCCGACAAGTGCCGCGTCCGATATTCAGGGGCAGCCATCCCCCCGCTATGATTTCGCTGCTACAGTCCCCGGTGCGGCGGTACGGCCTTCTGGCTGTCACGGCTATCATCCTCCTTGGCACATTATATCGTCTCTATTTCCACTCCAACCCCCTCCCACAAGTTATCCGACCAAGCGGTAGCAGCCCGGATAATAGCAATCccaagggaaaagaaaaggaaacgGGACGATACGGCCATGACGACCCAGAAGCTGTTCCGCACCCGATCGACGGTTTAATCCGCAACGCAGAGCAAGAATGGGACCGCCTCCTCACGAAACAGGTATACAACCTCACCGACGCAGCAGCGCAATACCGACAGCGCCGCGGTCGCCACCCACCCCCAGGGTTCGACAAGTGGGTAGACCTCGCACAGCAAAAAGACGCGATTCTCATCGAAGACCTTTTCGACCAGCTCTACGATGACCTTAGTCCATACTGGGCCCTGGAGCCCAAGGTCATGCGGACACAGGCATCTGGTTGGGAGCCGCGTATCATGGTGCGTAACCACACACTCAGCTCCGCTGGCCACACAGGCGTGAACTGGCTAGAAGTCTGGATGGATCTCGTGTCCACCATCGCCGACTTTCTCCCGGACATAGATATCCCATTAAACGGCATGGATGAACCCCGCATCATCATCCCCTGGGAAACGCTCTCCGAGTACCGCGAGAAGGACCGCGCAAGCCAGAAACTGCTTGACCCTGCCACCGCCGTTGACCAGTACATGGCCCTGCCCGCCTACGACGAGGCGCATCCGAACGAACCCTTCAAACCGCCGTTCGACGGCCCCGACAGACCCTTCTGGGAGATCATGCGCGACGCCTGTCCCCCAGAAAGCCCGGGGCGAAATAGCAACATCCCACACATGGACTTCGCGAACCCGCCACCCGAGTTCTTCAATTACCGCAACTTTTCCAAGACAGGGTATATCGAGGACTTTGAGCGATCCAAGGACCCATGTTGGCGCGCAGAGCTGCAAGCCCTTCACGGCAGTTTTATCGAGCCGACATCCACATCCACCACGCACGAACTCGTCCCTCTATTCGGTGGCTCGAAGCTAACAGTCAACAACGAGATCCTCATCCCACCAGCCGTATACTGGGACGACGACCCACGATACTCAGGCGGATGGAAGAACC
This window of the Aspergillus flavus chromosome 8, complete sequence genome carries:
- a CDS encoding putative endoplasmic reticulum-resident kdel protein, producing the protein MISLLQSPVRRYGLLAVTAIILLGTLYRLYFHSNPLPQVIRPSGSSPDNSNPKGKEKETGRYGHDDPEAVPHPIDGLIRNAEQEWDRLLTKQVYNLTDAAAQYRQRRGRHPPPGFDKWVDLAQQKDAILIEDLFDQLYDDLSPYWALEPKVMRTQASGWEPRIMVRNHTLSSAGHTGVNWLEVWMDLVSTIADFLPDIDIPLNGMDEPRIIIPWETLSEYREKDRASQKLLDPATAVDQYMALPAYDEAHPNEPFKPPFDGPDRPFWEIMRDACPPESPGRNSNIPHMDFANPPPEFFNYRNFSKTGYIEDFERSKDPCWRAELQALHGSFIEPTSTSTTHELVPLFGGSKLTVNNEILIPPAVYWDDDPRYSGGWKNQGGSWSDKKDIVYWRGIASGGRNRVDTWTGYQRHRLVSMLNGTEVSLTNGSKSAGINFRQPDYQYYNIWAGLDGTLPDYLNEHCDLGFLDLCCFPREDGKHCSYTDPHYKIVEGMPMKKMYQFKYLPDIDGNSFSGRYRAFLLSTSLPIKATVYKEWHDSRLIPWAHFVPMDSLYMDIYGIIQYFIGYKGRNGHDGQAEKIALNGKSWAEKVLRQEDMQLYVYRLLLEYARLCDDRRDSLAFVGDLL